A DNA window from Aureibaculum sp. 2308TA14-22 contains the following coding sequences:
- a CDS encoding TIGR00341 family protein: MEENNKVEVDLEIKKQEAKKQATGLLGGVKEFLVELLNIKHDTNKEGTVQMIKDNISMQGHTAWILVFSIIICSIGLNANSTAVVIGAMLIAPLMGPILGIGLSIGINDIDTLRKSMVNLSVMVVLSLLTSFLFFSIPLFQDATTEILARTRPDVRDVFIALAGGLALIVAMSRPKPQTNTVAGVAIATALMPPLCTAGYGLATWQLNYFFGAMFLFIINSIFIALSTFVIVKFLRFPMVKYINSAKRKRIGQFASIVAFIILAGSIFSFYNLFRENEFKKTAKSFVVELKENGVSIIGEDDKNIDYANRRITLPLFNSVSDAKVDIWKDRMVELGLEDVELEIQQQDDTEMIEQVKNLQELYSQNQKIITSRDESIKEKEDRIRLLESELNKFYKDQIPFQSVSEEAKINYEGIEKMSYAKKVVTDFSKIDSIAFFSIEWKKELKQQEINQQEAKLKLWLKTRLALDTLKIIRE, from the coding sequence TGTTGAATTATTAAATATAAAGCACGACACCAATAAAGAAGGGACAGTGCAGATGATAAAAGATAATATTTCCATGCAAGGACACACTGCATGGATTTTGGTTTTCTCTATCATTATATGCTCTATAGGATTAAATGCCAATTCAACTGCTGTTGTTATCGGTGCCATGCTAATAGCTCCTTTAATGGGGCCTATTTTGGGTATTGGACTTTCCATAGGTATAAACGATATTGATACGTTACGGAAATCTATGGTCAATTTAAGTGTTATGGTGGTGTTGAGTTTGTTAACTTCATTTCTGTTTTTTAGTATTCCTTTATTTCAAGATGCAACTACAGAAATTTTAGCTAGAACAAGACCAGATGTGAGGGACGTATTTATAGCTCTTGCGGGTGGCTTGGCACTTATTGTTGCTATGAGCCGACCCAAGCCCCAGACCAATACCGTAGCGGGTGTGGCTATTGCCACGGCCTTGATGCCGCCTTTATGTACCGCGGGATATGGATTGGCAACCTGGCAGTTGAACTACTTTTTTGGAGCCATGTTCCTATTTATTATCAATTCTATTTTTATAGCCCTTTCTACATTTGTTATCGTTAAGTTTTTACGTTTTCCGATGGTAAAGTACATCAATTCCGCCAAACGTAAACGCATCGGTCAGTTTGCATCAATTGTTGCTTTTATTATACTAGCAGGTAGTATATTTTCATTTTATAACTTATTTAGAGAAAATGAATTTAAAAAGACTGCAAAATCTTTCGTGGTTGAGCTAAAGGAAAATGGGGTGTCTATTATTGGTGAGGATGATAAAAATATTGATTATGCTAATAGGAGAATCACGTTACCTTTGTTTAATTCTGTGTCTGATGCTAAAGTAGATATTTGGAAAGACAGGATGGTTGAACTAGGTCTAGAAGATGTGGAGCTTGAAATACAACAACAGGACGATACCGAAATGATTGAACAGGTTAAAAATCTTCAAGAACTATATTCTCAAAACCAAAAAATTATTACTTCACGTGATGAAAGTATAAAGGAAAAGGAAGATAGAATACGATTACTCGAGAGTGAGCTTAATAAATTTTATAAAGATCAAATCCCTTTTCAGTCAGTTAGTGAAGAAGCAAAAATTAATTATGAAGGTATTGAAAAAATGAGTTATGCTAAAAAAGTGGTAACAGATTTTTCTAAGATTGATTCCATCGCTTTTTTTAGTATTGAATGGAAAAAAGAGCTGAAACAACAGGAAATAAACCAACAAGAAGCAAAATTGAAACTTTGGCTGAAAACGAGATTAGCTTTAGATACCTTAAAGATTATTAGGGAGTAA